The following nucleotide sequence is from Candidatus Neomarinimicrobiota bacterium.
CCAGCGACATCCAAATCCATGCGCAGGAACTTCTCTCCATGAAGGATCGGCTCAATAAGATCCTTGCTGATCAGACGGGTCAGACACTCAAGAAGATCGGCAAGGATACGGACCGCGACTTTTTCATGACCCCCAAGGAAGCGAAAGATTACGGCATCATTGACAAAGTACTGGCGAGCCGGTAACTCCCGTTTTTGCACTATCATATTGCTAGATCAGAGAGAAAACAGATGATATTCAAGACGACTGATTTATACCCGTTGTGGATCGCTGTCTCACTTGTCTGCTGGAGCGAAGGCGGGGAACTGCCGCGGCATCAGGCGCATCCCTCCACTGAGATAGCCTCATTTTCCGGCAGGACTGTCAACTCGAATTCAATTAAGCGCGCTACAGTTTCTGACACGGTTACCGTCTGGTTTGAGGATTTCGAATCGGGAGCAGACGAATGGGCATTCGATCCTGGGTGGGCGCTGACGGATGAAGAGTCGTACAGTCCGATACACAGTGTGACAGCAGATGATGACAGTTTTGGTGCTGTCCTCTCGCTGATTTCGCCGTCAATCGCAATACCAGAAATTGAAAAAGATGAGAAGGTACATTTCAACTTTGCTGTCCGGGCTGACATTCCGGACTACAACGGCAGCGGCAGCGAGGGGCTGGAGGACAGCTACAATGTGGATGTGGCGAACGCCGATGAGATCCCGTGGCACCGTTCGGAATTCGAGGCGTTTGACGGCAAGTCGTGGTGGTGCGGCGATGAAAATCTGAACGGCTACGGTGACGGCTGGCTGCAGTTCCTCGATTCTCCCGCAATCGCGATTCCATCCAGCGGCGAGACCAAACTGACTCTTAAGCTTCAATATGCCATCGAAGCTTACGAAGGCGGGTCGACCTCTATCGACAACTGCCTTATCGACGGGTGGGACGCAGCTAATGTGCGCCTGTCTACGGATGGCGGTACCACATGGCAGGTGATCAGCGGGTCGCCCAACTATGCCTCAGGCAGCTGTTTCGGCTTCTTCCACAACGGTGAGAGCTGTTCCACGGCGGGATGGGGCGGCACGTCCAGCGGCTGGAAAGATGGATCGTTCGATCTGTCCGGGTTTGCCGGGAATACGGTTATCATCCGCTTTGCCTTCGGATCTGACCCGGAGTATTCCACTTCTGACGATGTATCACTCATTGGCTTCTTTCTGGACGATATTTCGGTGGACAATTCTGGATCCGGAAACCTGATGCTTGACAATGCCGACGATCAGGTGGTGATGCAAAATCAGGCCGGACTGGCGTGGCAAAATGTATTTTATGATTACGGCGGTGGCGACAGGCCAGGAGCGTTGCAGTGGGAGATCTATCAGCCCGGCTACCCCTACAATGGTAATGTCGATCTCGACCTGTCTGACTTTGCCGGCAAGAATATCCGCCTGCGGTTTCAGACCCACTTTGATGAGAATGATGACGGCGGTAACGGCAACGGGCTGTTCATCGATGACGTGCATGTCTGGAAAAAAATATTTTCACCGTTCTATCCCGTGCCGCAAGAACTGTCAGCTGAAGGTGGCGACGGAAAGGTGACGCTCACGTGGGACCCCGTTGAGACAGGCGTGGGGGGTGAGCTCTTTTACGACAGTGATGACGGTATATCGGGTGATGTCTTTACTGAAGGGATCTATACAACGCAAGGCTTCTTCTACGCCGGTGAATACTTTAACACAGCCTTTGGCGCTGAACTTGAGACGGCAAGGATTTTTGGCTACTTCAGCAACACCAAGACTTCCACCACACTGGCCGCTTTTGACGCCGTCGGCGGTAAGATAGAAAGCGAGCCCAAGTACAGCAAGACAGTCAAAATCGAAGCAGGCGAGTGGAACGAGATAGACCTTTCGTCCGATAGCTGGAGTTTCGAGGGTGAGTTTGTTCTCGCCATGGAAGTGGGTACCTACGAGAATGATTCGCTCATGTTTGTGGCGCTGGATGAGAGTGTTGCGCCTTCCGGCAACAGTTACACGCTGTTTGACGAATGGTTCGCGTGGCAAGATATAGCTGTGGCAAACGATATCTCAGACGGAGAGTGGGGCATTCGCGCCGTGGTGAGTCCGGGTGAGAGTTTTGCAGTGGCATACAATGTCTACCGCCGCAGTGAGGGCATATCTTTTGATGAACCGCTCCTGGCCGGGACGGGGGTGAGCGAGGCTTCGTTTATGGATTACGATGTGATGAACGGGCAGACCTATATTTACGCGGTCTCGGCCCTCTTCGATCTTGGTACCGCTGTGGTGGAAAGCGGTTTTTCGAATGAGGCGGCAGCCATTCCGCTGACGGCAGGAGCCTATATCTTGGCATACGATGACGGTAGCGCGGAGTCGGGCGCCACTTCGCTGGGAGAGGGTGGTCATTATGCCGTCAGGTTCACACCGACAGGTTATCCGGCGGGTGTACTGGAAGTGGAGTTGTACGCCAAAACCGGGGGCGGATCGGCCTGGGTCAGGTTCTGGGATGATGATGGCGATAACGGTTTCCCCGGGAATGAATTGGGGGGAGGCGTACTGGTCGAAGGGATCGTTGAAGGGTGGAATGAGATTTCTGTCACCGACCCTGATGTGACGGTAAATGACGGTGATATCTATATCGGCTGGGAGGAGACGGCCGATTCGCCAAATCTGGGACTCGACTTTAACGATGATGTAGACGGCCGCAGCCACTTTCGGGCTGCAGGTGGTTCGTGGGAGCCCCTCTCCAATCTCTACGCTGCTGACCTGATGATCCGGGCGCTGATGGAGGGTGCTGTGAGCGTCGCTTCGCCGCAATCTGACGCCGTGCCGCTGAAATTTTCGCTGGGACAGAATTATCCTAATCCGTTCAATCCGATGACGACAATTCCGTTCGCCCTGCCCCGGGAGGGCCGAGCCAGTCTGATTCTATACGACATTAACGGCCGCTCCGTAAAGACGCTCCTGGACGAACATATCCAAGCCGGTCAGCACCGTGTATTCCTCGATGGTAGAGATTTAGCATCGGGAATTTACTTCTGCCGCTTGACAGCCAGATCTTTCTCCGCCAGCAGAAAAATTGTCCTCCTGAAGTAGATGTTCATCCGGTGATTTCTGACCGGTCTACTGAGGGATCCCTTTGCT
It contains:
- a CDS encoding immune inhibitor A; amino-acid sequence: MIFKTTDLYPLWIAVSLVCWSEGGELPRHQAHPSTEIASFSGRTVNSNSIKRATVSDTVTVWFEDFESGADEWAFDPGWALTDEESYSPIHSVTADDDSFGAVLSLISPSIAIPEIEKDEKVHFNFAVRADIPDYNGSGSEGLEDSYNVDVANADEIPWHRSEFEAFDGKSWWCGDENLNGYGDGWLQFLDSPAIAIPSSGETKLTLKLQYAIEAYEGGSTSIDNCLIDGWDAANVRLSTDGGTTWQVISGSPNYASGSCFGFFHNGESCSTAGWGGTSSGWKDGSFDLSGFAGNTVIIRFAFGSDPEYSTSDDVSLIGFFLDDISVDNSGSGNLMLDNADDQVVMQNQAGLAWQNVFYDYGGGDRPGALQWEIYQPGYPYNGNVDLDLSDFAGKNIRLRFQTHFDENDDGGNGNGLFIDDVHVWKKIFSPFYPVPQELSAEGGDGKVTLTWDPVETGVGGELFYDSDDGISGDVFTEGIYTTQGFFYAGEYFNTAFGAELETARIFGYFSNTKTSTTLAAFDAVGGKIESEPKYSKTVKIEAGEWNEIDLSSDSWSFEGEFVLAMEVGTYENDSLMFVALDESVAPSGNSYTLFDEWFAWQDIAVANDISDGEWGIRAVVSPGESFAVAYNVYRRSEGISFDEPLLAGTGVSEASFMDYDVMNGQTYIYAVSALFDLGTAVVESGFSNEAAAIPLTAGAYILAYDDGSAESGATSLGEGGHYAVRFTPTGYPAGVLEVELYAKTGGGSAWVRFWDDDGDNGFPGNELGGGVLVEGIVEGWNEISVTDPDVTVNDGDIYIGWEETADSPNLGLDFNDDVDGRSHFRAAGGSWEPLSNLYAADLMIRALMEGAVSVASPQSDAVPLKFSLGQNYPNPFNPMTTIPFALPREGRASLILYDINGRSVKTLLDEHIQAGQHRVFLDGRDLASGIYFCRLTARSFSASRKIVLLK